A single region of the Selenomonas sp. oral taxon 920 genome encodes:
- the minE gene encoding cell division topological specificity factor MinE yields the protein MIEALKKLLGKKESSGDVARRRLQLVIINDRANVSPEIMDNMRAEIIQVISKYMYIDTREMEFALENENDTMALVVNIPVVSVQHGGSDLRRRR from the coding sequence GTGATTGAGGCACTGAAAAAGCTTCTCGGGAAAAAAGAAAGCTCCGGCGATGTAGCACGCCGCCGCCTCCAACTTGTCATCATCAACGATCGGGCAAATGTCTCTCCGGAGATCATGGACAATATGCGTGCAGAGATCATTCAGGTCATCTCAAAGTATATGTATATTGATACGCGTGAGATGGAATTCGCACTGGAGAACGAGAACGATACGATGGCGCTCGTCGTCAATATCCCCGTGGTCAGCGTGCAGCACGGCGGCAGCGATCTGCGGCGCCGGAGATGA
- a CDS encoding transglycosylase domain-containing protein: MNDAMIDTPPKRKRRRKTAARKRTGKKKTPRKYGRFFLILPLCTLLTAIGVFFFVPQVWQELGGLLPVAERQKPANQLHEIREPDTAEQLARILFIRRAVEARLDRSNYVPIEHISPELKKAIVAIEDRRFYEHTGFDLTGMARATLVNIQYGRIEEGASTITQQLVKNLFLANEQTFTRKAQELLLALDIELTYSKDEILEMYLNVVYYGSGFFGVNAASEGYYGKSPAALNLPESSMLAGVPNAPSELSPFTHFIAAKKRQAVVLDTMEAQGLIDARTAEDAKMQPLIFRPEESEKNKT, encoded by the coding sequence ATGAACGACGCAATGATTGACACACCGCCAAAGCGAAAGCGGCGGCGCAAAACAGCGGCACGGAAGCGTACCGGAAAGAAAAAAACGCCCCGTAAATATGGGCGTTTTTTCTTGATTCTTCCGCTGTGTACCCTCTTGACCGCAATCGGGGTGTTTTTCTTCGTGCCGCAAGTATGGCAGGAGCTCGGAGGTCTCCTGCCTGTAGCAGAACGGCAGAAACCTGCCAATCAGCTGCATGAGATCCGCGAGCCGGATACCGCAGAACAGCTTGCGCGCATCCTCTTCATCCGCCGCGCCGTCGAGGCACGTCTCGACCGTTCGAATTATGTCCCCATCGAACACATCTCGCCGGAACTGAAGAAAGCCATCGTCGCCATCGAGGACCGACGGTTCTACGAGCACACGGGTTTTGACCTTACGGGCATGGCTCGCGCAACGCTCGTCAACATCCAGTATGGGCGCATCGAGGAGGGCGCAAGTACAATCACACAGCAGCTCGTGAAAAATCTCTTCCTCGCGAATGAGCAGACCTTCACGCGCAAGGCACAGGAGCTCCTGCTCGCCCTTGACATCGAACTCACCTATTCCAAGGATGAAATTCTGGAGATGTACCTGAATGTCGTCTACTATGGCTCGGGCTTCTTCGGCGTAAACGCAGCATCCGAGGGGTACTACGGAAAGTCTCCTGCTGCACTGAATCTCCCCGAATCGTCCATGCTGGCAGGCGTGCCGAATGCCCCCTCCGAGCTCTCCCCCTTCACACACTTTATCGCAGCGAAGAAACGGCAGGCAGTCGTGCTGGACACGATGGAGGCGCAGGGGCTCATTGACGCGCGCACCGCTGAGGATGCAAAGATGCAGCCGCTGATCTTCCGCCCAGAGGAAAGTGAGAAGAACAAGACATAG
- the rodA gene encoding rod shape-determining protein RodA: MILSKRLLRRTDLTLIAAAAAIVIMSLVIIGSATHVNTPSEERYWFVQRQGISILVDIAFAAFLMNFDYKILQRYGNHFYVFNLILLILVMLVGQTALGAQRWIALGPISIQPSEFSKLIMIIALAAMMEKRGKMRSISDLAPIAGYVLVPFLLVLKQPDLGTSLVFLAIFFGMVFVAGIRLRILFGIFGLGLAAMPVLWHFLKDYQKMRIMVFMDPNVDPLGAGYHIIQSKIAIGSGLLFGKGLFGGTQSQLNFLPENHTDFIFSVVGEELGFVGCAVLLLLYLIVLWRGIRIAQDASDTFGRLLAVGITSMIAFHVLVNVGMTMGIMPVTGIPLPLMSYGVSSLTTNIMAIAILLNIQLRRQKLLF, encoded by the coding sequence ATGATCCTCTCGAAGCGGCTTCTACGCCGCACAGATCTGACCTTGATCGCAGCGGCTGCAGCAATTGTCATCATGAGCCTCGTCATCATCGGCAGTGCAACCCATGTCAATACGCCGAGCGAGGAGCGCTACTGGTTCGTTCAGCGGCAGGGCATCTCCATTCTCGTGGACATTGCGTTTGCGGCATTCCTGATGAACTTTGACTACAAAATACTGCAGCGCTACGGCAATCACTTTTACGTGTTCAATTTGATCCTCCTGATTCTCGTTATGCTGGTCGGACAGACGGCGCTTGGCGCACAGCGGTGGATCGCACTCGGTCCCATCAGCATACAGCCCTCGGAGTTCTCAAAACTCATCATGATCATCGCGCTTGCCGCAATGATGGAAAAGCGTGGAAAGATGCGGTCGATCAGCGACCTTGCACCGATTGCAGGCTATGTTCTCGTCCCGTTCCTGCTCGTTCTGAAGCAGCCGGATCTCGGAACGTCGCTGGTCTTTCTCGCGATCTTCTTTGGCATGGTGTTCGTCGCGGGCATTCGCCTGCGGATTCTCTTCGGTATCTTCGGACTCGGACTTGCAGCGATGCCCGTACTCTGGCACTTTTTGAAGGATTATCAGAAGATGCGCATTATGGTCTTCATGGATCCGAATGTCGACCCGCTCGGTGCGGGCTACCATATCATCCAGTCGAAGATTGCGATTGGCTCCGGGCTGCTCTTCGGGAAGGGACTGTTCGGCGGGACGCAGAGTCAGCTGAACTTCCTGCCAGAGAACCACACGGACTTCATCTTCTCTGTTGTGGGGGAGGAACTTGGCTTCGTCGGCTGTGCCGTCCTGCTGCTCCTCTATCTCATTGTGCTCTGGCGCGGCATTCGAATTGCGCAGGATGCGAGTGACACCTTCGGCAGACTGCTCGCAGTCGGCATCACCTCGATGATTGCGTTCCACGTACTTGTCAATGTTGGGATGACGATGGGCATTATGCCTGTCACAGGCATCCCTCTGCCGCTGATGAGTTACGGTGTGAGCTCGCTCACAACGAATATCATGGCGATTGCGATCCTGCTGAACATTCAGCTGCGGCGGCAAAAACTGTTGTTTTAG
- the minD gene encoding septum site-determining protein MinD, with amino-acid sequence MSEIYVVTSGKGGVGKTTTTANLGVGFAMRGKSVVLIDTDTGLRNLDLLLGLENRIMYDLVDVTSGRVPYKKALVRHKKYDSLFLLPTSQVKDKSAVNPEELAVLCEELRRSYDVIIIDCPAGIEQGFKTAIAAADTAIVVTMPEISAVRDADKIIGELGRADKDDIRLVVNRIRPKMIEKGDMLDMDDIDEILSVVCIGQIPDDEMVVTSTNRGEPCVTMPDSPAGQAYLDVVGRLCGEEIPFRELAKESLWETIKGKLFGRK; translated from the coding sequence ATGAGTGAGATCTATGTGGTGACGTCGGGCAAAGGAGGCGTTGGAAAGACAACGACGACAGCGAATCTGGGCGTTGGCTTTGCCATGCGCGGCAAGAGCGTTGTCCTCATCGACACGGATACGGGGCTTCGGAATCTCGATCTCCTGCTTGGACTCGAGAATCGCATTATGTACGATTTGGTCGATGTGACCTCCGGGCGCGTGCCGTACAAGAAGGCGCTCGTCCGCCACAAGAAGTATGACTCGCTCTTTCTTCTGCCGACTTCACAGGTCAAGGATAAGAGCGCGGTGAATCCAGAGGAGCTTGCAGTGCTCTGTGAGGAGCTGCGTCGTTCCTACGACGTCATCATCATCGACTGCCCCGCAGGCATCGAGCAGGGCTTTAAGACGGCAATCGCCGCAGCCGATACGGCGATCGTTGTGACGATGCCTGAGATCTCGGCGGTGCGCGATGCAGATAAGATCATCGGCGAGCTTGGCCGCGCAGATAAGGATGACATCCGTCTCGTTGTCAACCGCATTCGTCCGAAGATGATTGAAAAGGGCGATATGCTTGACATGGACGATATCGACGAAATCCTTTCGGTCGTCTGCATCGGTCAGATTCCGGACGATGAGATGGTCGTGACGAGCACGAACCGCGGCGAGCCGTGCGTTACGATGCCGGACTCCCCTGCAGGGCAGGCGTACCTCGATGTGGTCGGGCGCCTCTGCGGTGAAGAAATTCCGTTCCGCGAGCTTGCAAAGGAAAGTCTCTGGGAGACGATCAAGGGCAAGCTCTTTGGAAGAAAGTAA
- the minC gene encoding septum site-determining protein MinC, with product MSEDKIKIKGENGGLMLGFPPDMAFSEIMAELGGKLDSGSGFFLRGTLVRVPRDRFSKEELAEMQELFRTHGLICRLAKPEPVAPPPAPAETQSAPPQPQEGADTPELQRMLVVDKTLRGGQAIETEGSVIVFGNVNPGAQITAGGSVDIRGTCRGVVHAGAAGDSTAFIIADHLMPTQIRIANYVARPPDDLEDAGKAERAYVRDGQIIIEPIER from the coding sequence ATGAGCGAGGATAAGATCAAGATCAAAGGGGAAAACGGCGGGCTCATGCTCGGCTTCCCCCCCGATATGGCCTTTTCGGAGATCATGGCGGAACTGGGGGGAAAGCTGGACTCGGGCTCAGGCTTTTTCCTTCGCGGAACGCTTGTGCGCGTTCCGCGGGATCGCTTCTCGAAGGAAGAACTCGCAGAGATGCAGGAGCTCTTTCGAACACACGGGCTGATCTGCCGTCTGGCAAAGCCGGAGCCTGTCGCCCCGCCGCCTGCTCCTGCAGAGACACAATCCGCTCCGCCGCAGCCGCAGGAGGGAGCGGATACGCCGGAACTGCAGCGTATGCTTGTCGTTGACAAGACGCTGCGCGGCGGACAGGCGATTGAGACAGAGGGCTCCGTCATTGTCTTTGGCAATGTCAACCCCGGCGCGCAGATTACGGCGGGCGGCAGTGTGGATATTCGCGGTACCTGCCGCGGCGTGGTGCACGCGGGGGCCGCGGGGGATTCGACAGCATTTATCATAGCCGATCATCTGATGCCGACGCAGATTCGCATCGCGAACTATGTCGCGCGTCCGCCGGATGACTTGGAGGACGCAGGCAAGGCAGAGCGTGCCTATGTCAGGGATGGTCAGATTATCATTGAGCCAATAGAGAGGTAG
- a CDS encoding nicotinate phosphoribosyltransferase has translation MTQFDKRNLSMMMDFYEMTMSHGYFHGGYGDVRVAFDLFFRSVPDKGGYAVFAGLEHVIEFVENLAFSDADIDYFRAQNLFSEEFLTFLRGFRFRGDIYAVPEGTIIYPDEPLMTIVAPIIDAQLIETAVLAQINHQSLIATKASRIVRAAEGRMVSDFGARRAHNMDAATYGARAAYIGGVDMTATVAAGQQFGIPISGTMAHSWVMFFEDEFTAFKNYAEIYPQATVLLVDTYDVIRSGLPNAIRTAREVLAPQGYRLAGVRIDSGDLAYLSKRVRAILDEAGLTDCKIILSNSLDEFTISSLLLQGASVDSFGVGERLITAKSDPVFGAVYKLVAVEKNGAFVPRIKMSENVEKLTNPGLKDLYRIYDKRGKAVADMFAVQGEEIDLSHPFRYVDPRKPWKNRFFEGFSAVNLRRLYMRGGKRTEELPSLNEIRSYVRKQLAEEIWPEEQRFENPHRHYLDMTPDYYELKMGLLDEVRGKHS, from the coding sequence GTGACGCAGTTTGATAAGCGAAATTTGTCCATGATGATGGATTTCTATGAGATGACGATGTCTCACGGATATTTTCACGGAGGATACGGCGATGTGCGCGTTGCCTTCGATCTCTTCTTCCGCTCTGTTCCCGACAAGGGCGGCTATGCCGTGTTCGCGGGACTGGAGCACGTCATCGAATTCGTTGAGAATCTGGCATTTTCAGATGCGGATATCGACTATTTTCGTGCGCAGAATTTGTTCTCGGAAGAATTTTTGACGTTTCTGCGCGGCTTCCGCTTTCGTGGGGACATCTATGCCGTACCGGAGGGGACGATCATCTACCCCGATGAGCCGCTCATGACGATTGTCGCACCGATCATCGACGCGCAGCTCATCGAGACGGCGGTGCTCGCGCAGATCAATCATCAGTCGCTGATTGCGACAAAGGCCTCGCGTATCGTACGCGCGGCAGAGGGGCGCATGGTCTCGGACTTCGGTGCGCGGCGCGCACACAATATGGATGCTGCAACGTATGGCGCGCGGGCAGCATACATCGGCGGCGTTGATATGACGGCGACGGTTGCAGCAGGGCAGCAGTTCGGCATCCCCATCTCGGGTACAATGGCGCACAGCTGGGTCATGTTCTTTGAAGATGAATTTACCGCGTTCAAAAATTATGCGGAGATCTATCCGCAGGCGACTGTGCTCCTTGTCGACACCTACGATGTGATCCGCTCGGGGCTTCCGAATGCCATCCGTACGGCGCGCGAGGTGCTTGCCCCGCAGGGGTACCGGCTGGCGGGTGTACGCATTGACTCGGGCGATCTCGCATATCTCTCCAAGCGCGTCCGCGCGATTCTCGATGAGGCAGGGCTGACGGACTGCAAGATCATTCTGTCCAACAGTCTCGATGAGTTTACGATCTCCTCACTCCTCCTCCAAGGAGCGAGCGTGGACAGCTTTGGTGTGGGCGAGCGTCTGATCACGGCGAAGTCCGACCCTGTCTTTGGTGCAGTCTACAAGCTCGTTGCCGTGGAGAAAAACGGTGCATTCGTGCCGCGCATCAAGATGTCGGAGAATGTCGAGAAGCTGACAAATCCGGGGCTGAAGGATCTCTACCGCATCTACGACAAGCGTGGCAAGGCTGTTGCGGATATGTTCGCAGTGCAGGGGGAGGAGATCGACCTCTCGCATCCCTTCCGCTACGTCGATCCGCGCAAGCCGTGGAAGAACCGCTTCTTTGAGGGCTTCTCTGCGGTGAACTTGCGCCGTTTGTATATGCGCGGCGGGAAACGCACGGAGGAACTGCCGTCGTTGAATGAAATCCGCAGCTATGTCCGAAAGCAGCTGGCGGAGGAGATCTGGCCGGAGGAGCAGCGCTTTGAGAATCCGCACCGCCACTATCTTGACATGACCCCCGATTACTACGAGCTGAAGATGGGGCTGCTCGACGAAGTGCGCGGCAAACACAGTTAG
- a CDS encoding TIGR03960 family B12-binding radical SAM protein, translated as MVQLDHRILQSVLKPARYTGGEWNAVRKDWTSVQCKFALALPDVYEVGMSNLGLAILYEILNRRAEIAAERVYAPWVDMEEQMRAQGIPLFSLESRRPIADFDFLGFSLQYEMIYSNVLNMLDLAGIPLDAKARGADMPFVVGGGPCVYNVEPIAEFFDFFVIGEGEEVLLEICDAFLAWDSAGREGGRTGFLTRLLAIDGIYVPAFYEPVYDAAGNFRELHSLHPEARPVIYKRVVRDMNEAMSVEHPIVPYMDIVHNRMMMELFRGCSRGCRFCQAGIAYRPARERTEERLRQMAHGLVESTGYDEMSLTSLSSADYSCLGRLVDDLLADYAEEKLSFSLPSLRIDSFSIDLAHRMQQVRKSGLTFAPEAGTQRLRDVINKGVTEENLLTACGAAFRHGWKQVKLYFMMGLPTETDEDIIGIAQLAKKVVDLYTQVRGRRGCKVTVSVSCFVPKPYTPFQWFGQLPIEEFQRRQQLLKEHITDRSITFHYHDARLSVIEGVFARGDRRLAPALYEAWKNGAKFDGWSDLFDDSRYFAAFETCGIDWEYYSRRTRMIGEPLPWAHTSPGVLERFLKSEWQKALAASLTEDCRRTHCTGCGICPTLGVDVIDYARDEKERADAPVEQRASVAAPLNTPADHRLFVYRGLITKGEELRYVSHLDYANLFVRACKRAGLPMAYSEGFNPHMKVAFASALSLGAASDAEYVDFEMTEALSPSVVMERLGAHLPCGAQIVRLKMLTGKHKALMADVDEARYRIAVAYTGDPETVRESVRCYNAAESAVWQRVTPKKKRTIETKAYVKTPVSFVWENGRLIFWMNLVVTPEGSVKPIEVLSVMAQDFGLPVDPNEAYVTRTGLFADGVALIDRA; from the coding sequence ATGGTGCAGCTCGATCACAGGATCCTGCAGTCGGTACTGAAACCTGCGCGCTATACGGGCGGTGAATGGAATGCCGTGCGCAAGGACTGGACATCGGTCCAATGCAAATTTGCGCTTGCACTGCCCGATGTCTACGAGGTCGGGATGAGCAATCTTGGACTTGCCATTCTCTATGAGATTCTAAATCGCCGTGCAGAGATCGCAGCAGAGCGTGTCTATGCGCCGTGGGTCGACATGGAGGAGCAGATGCGCGCGCAGGGGATTCCTCTTTTTTCTCTGGAAAGCCGCCGCCCCATTGCGGACTTTGACTTCCTCGGATTCTCCCTGCAATACGAGATGATCTACTCGAATGTCCTCAATATGCTCGACCTCGCGGGGATCCCGCTCGATGCGAAGGCGCGCGGCGCAGATATGCCGTTCGTCGTGGGCGGCGGGCCATGTGTCTACAACGTCGAACCCATTGCGGAGTTCTTTGACTTCTTCGTGATTGGTGAGGGGGAGGAGGTTCTTCTCGAAATATGTGATGCATTCCTTGCATGGGATTCTGCAGGAAGAGAAGGCGGGCGCACAGGATTCCTCACTCGTCTGCTCGCGATTGACGGCATCTATGTGCCCGCGTTCTACGAGCCCGTCTATGACGCAGCGGGGAACTTTCGTGAACTGCACTCCCTGCATCCAGAGGCACGCCCCGTCATCTACAAACGCGTTGTGCGCGATATGAATGAAGCCATGTCCGTGGAACATCCGATCGTGCCCTATATGGACATTGTGCACAACCGCATGATGATGGAACTCTTTCGCGGCTGTTCGCGCGGCTGCCGCTTTTGTCAGGCGGGCATTGCCTACCGTCCCGCACGCGAGCGCACCGAGGAGCGCCTGCGGCAGATGGCGCACGGACTGGTGGAGAGCACAGGCTACGATGAGATGAGCCTAACCTCACTCTCCTCGGCGGACTACTCCTGTCTCGGACGACTTGTGGACGATCTGTTGGCGGACTACGCGGAAGAGAAACTCAGCTTCTCTCTGCCGTCGCTGCGCATTGACAGCTTCTCGATCGACCTTGCGCACCGCATGCAGCAGGTGCGCAAGTCGGGGCTCACCTTTGCGCCAGAAGCGGGTACACAGCGTCTGCGCGATGTCATCAACAAGGGAGTAACAGAGGAGAATCTGCTGACGGCATGCGGCGCAGCATTCCGTCATGGTTGGAAACAAGTGAAGCTCTACTTCATGATGGGGCTGCCGACGGAGACGGACGAGGACATTATCGGGATTGCACAGCTTGCGAAGAAGGTGGTTGATCTCTATACGCAGGTGCGTGGGCGGCGTGGGTGCAAGGTGACCGTCTCCGTCTCCTGCTTTGTACCAAAGCCCTATACACCGTTCCAGTGGTTCGGACAGCTGCCGATCGAGGAGTTTCAGCGGCGGCAGCAGCTGCTCAAGGAGCATATCACCGATCGCTCGATCACCTTTCACTACCATGACGCGCGCCTATCGGTGATCGAGGGGGTCTTTGCACGCGGCGACCGCCGCCTTGCGCCCGCACTATATGAGGCGTGGAAGAACGGGGCAAAGTTTGACGGTTGGTCGGATCTCTTCGACGACAGCCGTTATTTTGCCGCGTTTGAAACTTGCGGTATTGACTGGGAATACTACAGCCGCCGCACACGAATGATCGGCGAGCCGCTTCCGTGGGCACATACCTCACCCGGCGTGCTCGAGCGATTTCTGAAGTCCGAGTGGCAGAAAGCGCTTGCAGCATCCCTTACGGAGGACTGCCGCCGCACACACTGTACGGGCTGCGGTATCTGTCCGACGCTCGGCGTAGATGTGATCGACTATGCGAGGGACGAGAAGGAACGTGCGGACGCACCCGTTGAGCAGCGTGCTTCTGTGGCTGCTCCCTTAAACACTCCTGCAGATCACAGACTCTTCGTCTATCGCGGACTGATTACGAAGGGGGAGGAACTGCGCTACGTCTCTCATCTCGACTATGCAAACCTCTTTGTGCGCGCATGCAAGCGTGCGGGGCTGCCGATGGCGTACTCGGAGGGGTTCAACCCGCATATGAAGGTGGCGTTTGCGTCGGCACTCTCCCTTGGTGCGGCGAGTGATGCGGAGTATGTGGACTTCGAGATGACGGAGGCACTTTCGCCGAGTGTGGTTATGGAACGGCTCGGGGCGCATCTGCCTTGCGGAGCGCAGATCGTGCGCCTCAAGATGCTGACAGGAAAGCATAAGGCGCTGATGGCGGATGTAGACGAGGCTCGCTACCGCATTGCTGTCGCATATACAGGGGATCCGGAGACCGTGCGCGAGAGCGTACGATGCTACAATGCGGCGGAGAGCGCCGTGTGGCAGCGCGTGACACCGAAGAAGAAGCGTACGATAGAGACAAAGGCGTATGTAAAAACGCCCGTCTCCTTTGTATGGGAGAACGGACGTCTGATCTTTTGGATGAATCTTGTTGTCACGCCGGAGGGCAGCGTGAAGCCCATCGAGGTTCTGAGCGTAATGGCGCAGGATTTTGGGCTGCCTGTTGACCCAAATGAGGCATATGTGACGCGTACAGGATTGTTCGCAGACGGTGTGGCGCTGATCGACAGAGCATGA
- a CDS encoding DUF4931 domain-containing protein, which yields MDINLAHFNTDIGRQKPENIIHSDTACPFCATDELTDIIATDGDIILLKNKYNVIEEADQFVLIEGKDCNADIPSYTSDHMHRLIAFGMEHWERMRTSGKYDTVLFFKNYGPYSGGTIRHPHMQLVGFPAFRQELAFHRSEFEGLPVDERDGVALNLSTEPRVGFWELNIVPADARATAAIADYIQIGVDFFMNAFRRPLTSYNIFFYNEGSDIFIKIMPRFATSPVFIGYNIRLLPSNLTEMRDLMRAKYFENNRPRSNT from the coding sequence ATGGACATCAATCTGGCCCATTTCAACACGGACATCGGACGGCAAAAGCCCGAGAACATTATCCACAGCGATACGGCGTGTCCGTTCTGCGCAACGGACGAGCTCACCGATATCATCGCAACAGACGGGGATATCATCCTGCTCAAAAATAAATACAACGTCATCGAAGAGGCAGATCAATTCGTGCTCATCGAGGGCAAGGACTGCAATGCCGATATTCCAAGCTATACAAGCGACCATATGCACCGCCTCATTGCGTTCGGCATGGAACATTGGGAACGCATGCGTACGAGCGGGAAATATGACACCGTACTCTTCTTCAAGAACTACGGACCATACTCGGGCGGCACTATACGCCATCCGCATATGCAGCTTGTCGGATTCCCCGCATTTCGGCAGGAGCTCGCCTTTCACCGCAGCGAGTTCGAGGGGCTGCCCGTGGACGAGCGGGACGGGGTCGCGCTGAACCTCTCCACAGAGCCGCGCGTCGGCTTCTGGGAGCTCAACATCGTGCCTGCGGACGCACGCGCAACGGCGGCGATTGCCGACTACATCCAGATCGGTGTCGACTTCTTTATGAATGCGTTTCGCAGACCTCTGACGAGCTACAATATATTCTTCTACAATGAAGGCTCGGATATCTTCATCAAGATTATGCCACGCTTCGCCACCTCCCCCGTCTTCATCGGCTACAACATTCGCCTGCTTCCGTCCAATCTCACAGAAATGCGGGATCTTATGCGCGCAAAATACTTTGAAAACAACAGACCACGGAGCAACACATGA
- the trmD gene encoding tRNA (guanosine(37)-N1)-methyltransferase TrmD, with product MRIDLVTLFPEMFAGVFGTSIIGRATERGALDIHYTNFRDYSTDKHRHVDDTPCGGGAGMVLKPEPLYAAVRDIWAQTTTLAERRCTIIFDPAGEVFTQKTAKELAGFEQLILICGHYEGFDQRVYDLADRMISVGDFVLTGGEIPAMLVVDATARMLPGVLGDDTSAPTDSFFDVLLGCPQYTRPREFEGKAVPDVLLSGNHAEIARWRREQSLLATLRHRPELLPKARLTMEDLKFLAKQNEHEE from the coding sequence ATGAGAATCGATCTTGTGACACTCTTTCCCGAGATGTTTGCGGGCGTATTTGGTACGAGCATCATCGGACGGGCAACAGAGCGCGGAGCGCTTGACATACACTATACGAATTTTCGTGATTATTCAACGGATAAGCACCGCCATGTGGACGATACACCGTGCGGCGGGGGGGCTGGGATGGTGCTGAAACCAGAGCCGCTCTATGCTGCAGTGCGCGACATCTGGGCACAGACAACAACGCTTGCAGAGCGGCGCTGCACGATCATCTTCGACCCTGCGGGCGAGGTATTCACGCAAAAAACGGCAAAGGAACTTGCGGGCTTTGAGCAGCTCATTCTCATCTGCGGGCACTATGAGGGCTTTGATCAGCGTGTCTACGATCTCGCTGACCGCATGATCTCCGTTGGGGACTTTGTGCTGACGGGCGGTGAGATCCCCGCAATGCTTGTCGTGGATGCAACGGCGCGTATGCTGCCCGGCGTACTCGGCGACGATACATCCGCGCCGACGGATTCCTTCTTCGATGTCCTGCTTGGCTGTCCGCAGTACACGCGCCCGCGCGAGTTCGAAGGCAAGGCTGTCCCCGATGTCCTGCTCTCGGGCAATCACGCGGAGATTGCGCGCTGGCGGCGGGAACAGTCGCTGCTCGCAACCCTGCGTCATCGCCCCGAGCTCCTTCCGAAGGCAAGACTCACAATGGAGGATTTGAAATTTCTGGCAAAACAGAACGAACATGAGGAGTAA